A stretch of the Opisthocomus hoazin isolate bOpiHoa1 chromosome 2, bOpiHoa1.hap1, whole genome shotgun sequence genome encodes the following:
- the FNDC4 gene encoding fibronectin type III domain-containing protein 4 isoform X3 has product MQRFIREVNTTNRACVLWDLAEDADYIIQVQSIGLYGESQASKRVHFRTLKDTDRLPSNSSNQGDITMEGLDKDRQLQTGEIIIIVAVLLMWAAVIALFCRQYDIIKDNDSNNNKEKTKPSSEHSTPERPSGGLLRSKKKSPSVNIIEV; this is encoded by the exons ATGCAGCGCTTCATCCGGGAGGTGAACACCACCAACCGGGCCTGCGTGCTGTGGGACTTGGCGGAGGATGCTGATTACATCATCCAGGTGCAGAGCATCGGCCTGTATGGAGAAAGCCAGGCCAGTAAGCGTGTCCACTTCCGGACCCTGAAGGATACCGACCGCCTCCCTTCCAACAGCTCCAACCAAG GTGACATCACCATGGAAGGGCTGGACAAAGACAGGCAGCTGCAGACAGGCGAGATTATCATCATTGTGGCTGTGCTGCTCATGTGGGCAG CGGTGATCGCCCTCTTCTGCAGACAGTATGACATCATCAAGGACAACGACTCCAACAACAACAAGGAAAAGACAAAGCCGTCCTCAGAGCACAGCACACCAGAGCGACCGAGTGGAGGGCTGCTGCGGAGCAAG